One Papaver somniferum cultivar HN1 chromosome 10, ASM357369v1, whole genome shotgun sequence genomic window carries:
- the LOC113317415 gene encoding uncharacterized protein LOC113317415, translating into MWINQLQHQPLLLWLLMLANCLLLQPQMSHNRMLTQLLLMTDNYMKYWGSYEAMNPFLFIVVLLDPRQKEVGLNFRLEILCKDDLERVAELRDCVKKDLERLFNEYNLRYLVDNEATSIAQDTEMVEAGVDSLDIMEALLKGRLEKRRMESVSIEGRSEVERYLADVCENATPSLTCWVGGRTMLPSIQFCPISQGTFLLSPSLRLLLNQLLVQGSVSLTHFGALYLLGQFRP; encoded by the exons ATGTGGATCAATCAACTCCAGCATCAACCCCTGCTATTGTG GCTTCTGATGCTAGCGAACTGCCTCCTCCTACAACCACAAATGTCGCACAACAGAATGTTGACGCAACTGCTGCTGATGACTGACAATTATATGAAGTACTGGGGGTCATATGAGGCTATGAACCCTTTCCTTTTTATTGTTGTACTGCTTGATCCTCGCCAAAAGGAAGTTGGATTGAATTTCAGGCTTGAGATCTTGTGCAAGGATGATTTGGAAAGGGTTGCTGAGTTGAGGGACTGTGTGAAGAAGGACTTGGAGAGACTTTTCAACGAGTACAATCTACGTTATTTAGTTGATAATGAAGCAACCAGTATTGCACAAGACACTGAAATGGTTGAGGCAGGTGTGGATTCGTTGGACATCATGGAGGCTCTGTTGAAAGGGAGGCTAGAGAAACGCAGAATGGAAAGTGTTAGTATCGAAGGAAGGTCTGAGGTGGAAAGGTACTTAGCTGATGTATGCGAGAATGCTACCCCCAGTTTGACTTGTTGGGTTGGTGGAAGAACAATGCTTCCAAGTATACAGTTTTGTCCTATATCGCAAGGGACATTCTTGCTATCCCCGTCTCTTCGGTTGCTTCTGAATCAGCTTTTAGTACAGGGAAGCGTGTCCTTGACCCATTTCGGAGCTCTTTATCTCCTAGGACAGTTCAGGCCCTGA